TCTTCACGGTCCACGGGTCGGTCATGATGTTCCTGTTCGCGATCCCGATCTTCGAGGCGGTGGCGATCATCTTCCTGCCCCAGATGCTGGGCGCGCGCGACCTGCCTTTCCCGCGCCTGTCCGCGTTCGGCTACTGGTGCTACCTGATCGGGGGGCTCTTCCTGTGCGGCTCGCTCTTCTTCAACGCCGCGCCGGCGGGCGGCTGGTTCATGTACCCGCCGCTGACCTCGGCCTACCAGCCCGGGATCGGCGCGGACATCTGGCTGCTGGGCTTCTCCTTCATCGAGATCGCGGCGATCGCCGCGGCGGTCGAGCTCATCGTCGGCGTGCTCAAGTGCCGCCCCCCGGGCATGCGCATCAACCTGATCCCGCTCTACTGCTGGTACGTGCTCGTCGCCGCGGTCATGGTCCTGTTCGCGTTCCCGCCGCTGATCGCCGGCAGCCTGCTGCTCGAGCTCGAGCGCGCCTTCCGCTGGCCGTTCTTCGACCCGGCCGGCGGCGGCGACCCGCTCCTGTGGCAGCACCTGTTCTGGCTGTTCGGCCATCCCGAGGTCTACATCGTCTTCCTGCCGTCGATCGCGCTGCTCGCGATGATCGTGCCGACCTTCGCGCGCCGGCCGATCGTCGGCTACAGCTGGATCGTGCTCTCGGCGGTCGGCACGGGCTTCCTGAGCTTCGGCCTGTGGGTGCATCACATGTTCACGACCGGCCTGCCGGGCATCTCGCTCGGCCTGTTCTCGGCGGCCTCGGAAGCCGTGGCGATCCCGACCGGAGTGCAGATCTTCTGCCTGATCGCGACCTTGGCCGCGGGCCGCGCGGTCCGCTCGACGCCGATGCTCTTCACCTTCGGGGGCCTGGCGGTCTTCGTCGTCGGCGGGCTGACCGGCGTGATGCTGGCGCTGGCGCCCTTCGACTTCCAGGCGCACGACACGTTCTTCGTCGTCGGCCACCTGCATTACGTCCTGGTCGGCGGCGCCCTCTTCCCGGTCATCGCGGGCTGCTACTATTATTATCCGCTCATCGCGGGCCGGGAACTCTCCGAGCGCCTGGGCCGGATCGCCTTCTGGCTGATGTTCGCCGGCTTCAACGCCGCATTCCTGCCGATGCACGTGACAGGCCTGCGCGGCATGCCTAGGCGCGTGTTCACCTATCCCGCGGGCATGGGCTTCGACGGCCTCAACCTGCTCTCGACGATCGGAGCCTTCGTCCTCGCGGCCGGGCTCGCGATCATCGCGTGGGACATCCTGCGGCCGAAGTCCCAAAGGCCCCTGTCC
This genomic stretch from Elusimicrobiota bacterium harbors:
- the ctaD gene encoding cytochrome c oxidase subunit I; translated protein: MTPRDPEPLEHEPPPELRRAQEERLLDAWRTPEGWRYWSEVNNTEVGLWYTATAFAFLLFGGVLALLIRLQLAVPGNDLLSAEAYNQVFTVHGSVMMFLFAIPIFEAVAIIFLPQMLGARDLPFPRLSAFGYWCYLIGGLFLCGSLFFNAAPAGGWFMYPPLTSAYQPGIGADIWLLGFSFIEIAAIAAAVELIVGVLKCRPPGMRINLIPLYCWYVLVAAVMVLFAFPPLIAGSLLLELERAFRWPFFDPAGGGDPLLWQHLFWLFGHPEVYIVFLPSIALLAMIVPTFARRPIVGYSWIVLSAVGTGFLSFGLWVHHMFTTGLPGISLGLFSAASEAVAIPTGVQIFCLIATLAAGRAVRSTPMLFTFGGLAVFVVGGLTGVMLALAPFDFQAHDTFFVVGHLHYVLVGGALFPVIAGCYYYYPLIAGRELSERLGRIAFWLMFAGFNAAFLPMHVTGLRGMPRRVFTYPAGMGFDGLNLLSTIGAFVLAAGLAIIAWDILRPKSQRPLSKRNPWDAGTLEWLAENPSQPWGVRSIPEIDGRYPLWDQPDFMRDVDQGRFYLPDADDVRRETIVTTVIDARPVQCLQLGGPTFVTFWAALTIGGFFVLGTYHRWGAALVSALLGAAVVWHWMWTGTAAIPARAEKDVGLGVTLPLYASGPSSVGWWAMLITMLADLTAFASLVFGYFFYWTLRPDFPPKDSAGPGVFWPCLGAGLVLGSWALTSLAARWNRRGRARSYYAGLAAAFALGLAGAGALAAGPRLTGLDPTKDVYAATVWVLALWTALHVAAGGLMQLYCLARGLTGRLTARHDMDIVNTALYWHFALITTVVTVAVISGFPLAR